The following are from one region of the Pseudomonadales bacterium genome:
- a CDS encoding S9 family peptidase, which yields MHNCRNLGGGLLLILLTVGLPGCKSGPTVTSVPGDGAGLRQSGNLVIDGVPEIPQTLVTRLQQYQNTRAAYLSGWVDDELLITTRFGDTYQLHQVASPQGARSQITFFDEPVSQAFLPTGSSHGFVYARDVGGSEFYQLFYHDWKNAESRLLTDGRSRYSAVVWSNAADRFAYSTTERNGENWDIHIQDLEGNRSVLLETDSGAWSAADFAPDDDRMLVVQYLSINESRAYELNMDTGALRPLLDPSIRAAIGELRYSGDGRGVYFTSDVGAEFMRLHYLDLDSGALSVLTSDTPWDVEGLDISADGRYLAFSLNEAGASRLRILRLPGRTPVALPSLPVGVLSGMLFSPDSKRLALAIDQARAPSDLFTIDIAQRRLTRWTESEVGGLDRTSFIEPELIEYPTFDRDGAQPRSIPAFVYRPPGSGPHPVLISIHGGPEGQYRPGFSSFSQYLASELGVAVIAPNVRGSAGYGKSYLQLDNGRLREDPVKDIGALLDWIAAEPTFDADRVAVTGGSYGGYMVLASLVHYGDRLAAGVESVGISNFVTFLTNTQDYRRDLRRAEYGDERDPDMRAFLESISPLNQVASITRPLLIFQGANDPRVPASESEQIAAALKSEGTPVWYVVALDEGHGFRRKINRDYQNAATVQFLERYLIR from the coding sequence ATGCACAATTGCCGAAACCTGGGCGGCGGGCTGCTGCTGATCCTGCTGACGGTCGGTCTGCCCGGCTGTAAGAGCGGACCGACCGTAACTTCCGTGCCGGGAGATGGGGCAGGGCTCCGGCAGTCCGGAAATCTGGTGATCGACGGTGTTCCGGAAATTCCCCAGACCCTGGTGACGCGTCTGCAGCAGTATCAGAATACACGCGCCGCCTACCTGAGCGGCTGGGTGGACGATGAACTGCTGATCACCACCCGCTTCGGAGACACTTATCAGCTCCATCAGGTTGCCAGCCCCCAGGGTGCCCGCAGTCAGATCACCTTCTTCGACGAGCCGGTATCCCAGGCGTTCCTGCCAACCGGAAGTTCCCACGGGTTCGTGTATGCGCGCGACGTTGGCGGCAGCGAGTTCTACCAGCTGTTCTACCACGACTGGAAGAATGCCGAGTCGCGGCTGCTCACCGATGGCAGAAGCCGTTACAGCGCGGTCGTGTGGTCGAATGCCGCAGACCGGTTTGCCTACAGCACCACCGAGCGTAATGGCGAAAACTGGGACATCCACATACAGGACCTGGAAGGCAATCGCTCAGTGCTGCTGGAAACGGATTCTGGTGCCTGGTCGGCGGCGGATTTCGCCCCGGACGATGATCGGATGCTGGTTGTGCAGTACCTTTCGATCAACGAGTCGCGTGCCTATGAACTGAACATGGACACCGGCGCGTTGCGCCCGCTGCTCGACCCTTCGATTCGGGCGGCGATTGGTGAGCTGCGTTACAGCGGTGATGGCAGAGGCGTTTACTTCACGTCCGATGTCGGCGCGGAATTCATGCGACTGCACTATCTGGATCTGGATAGCGGTGCGCTGAGCGTGCTGACTTCCGACACGCCCTGGGACGTGGAAGGCCTGGATATCTCTGCGGACGGTCGCTATCTGGCTTTCAGTCTCAATGAGGCGGGAGCCTCACGGCTGCGCATCCTGCGGCTGCCCGGGCGTACGCCGGTGGCGCTGCCATCACTGCCGGTAGGGGTGCTGAGCGGGATGCTGTTTTCCCCGGACAGTAAGCGGCTGGCGCTGGCAATAGACCAGGCCCGGGCACCCTCTGATCTGTTTACCATCGACATCGCGCAGCGCCGCCTGACTCGCTGGACAGAAAGCGAAGTCGGCGGGCTGGATCGGACCTCCTTCATCGAACCCGAACTGATCGAGTACCCAACTTTCGATCGCGACGGCGCACAGCCGCGCAGCATTCCCGCTTTCGTGTACCGGCCGCCAGGTTCCGGCCCGCACCCGGTGCTGATCAGCATCCATGGTGGACCCGAAGGACAGTATCGACCGGGATTCTCGTCCTTCAGCCAGTACCTGGCTTCCGAGCTGGGTGTGGCTGTGATCGCGCCGAACGTACGGGGCTCTGCGGGCTACGGCAAGTCCTACCTGCAACTCGACAACGGGCGACTGCGCGAGGACCCGGTAAAGGACATCGGCGCCCTGCTCGACTGGATTGCCGCCGAGCCGACATTCGATGCGGATCGCGTGGCGGTGACGGGTGGCTCCTATGGGGGCTACATGGTGCTGGCATCGCTGGTGCATTACGGCGATCGGCTCGCAGCGGGGGTGGAGTCCGTGGGCATCAGCAACTTCGTCACTTTCCTCACCAACACCCAGGACTACCGTCGCGACCTGCGCCGGGCCGAGTACGGCGATGAGCGGGATCCGGATATGCGGGCATTCCTCGAGTCGATCTCGCCGCTGAATCAGGTCGCTTCGATCACCCGTCCTCTGCTGATCTTTCAGGGTGCGAATGACCCGCGGGTGCCGGCGAGCGAGAGCGAGCAGATTGCTGCGGCGCTCAAATCGGAAGGCACACCGGTCTGGTATGTGGTGGCCCTCGACGAGGGGCATGGTTTCCGGCGCAAGATCAATCGGGATTACCAGAATGCGGCCACTGTGCAGTTTCTCGAGCGGTATCTGATCCGATGA
- a CDS encoding dihydrofolate reductase → MKISLIWAMAANGVIGAGGKLPWRLPKDLQFFMAVTLGKPVIMGRRTFETLRAPLPGRTNIVLTRAADYRPAGAPDQVKVVTNFAQALRIADAQCRLDGSSEIMVAGGADVYRLGLAVATRLYVTRVDASPAGDTVFPEVDWSRWRETSTEKFPADERHSASFTISIYDRADVSSAPAAD, encoded by the coding sequence ATGAAGATTTCCCTGATCTGGGCGATGGCGGCCAACGGCGTAATCGGCGCAGGCGGCAAGCTGCCCTGGCGGCTGCCGAAGGATCTGCAGTTCTTCATGGCGGTGACCCTGGGGAAACCCGTGATCATGGGCCGCAGGACCTTCGAGACACTCAGAGCCCCGCTGCCCGGGCGAACCAACATCGTTCTCACCCGGGCGGCCGATTACAGACCGGCGGGCGCGCCGGACCAGGTCAAGGTCGTGACAAACTTCGCCCAGGCGCTGCGAATCGCCGATGCCCAGTGCCGCCTCGATGGCAGCAGCGAGATCATGGTGGCGGGTGGCGCGGACGTGTATCGCCTCGGACTCGCGGTGGCCACCCGTCTCTACGTTACCCGGGTGGACGCGAGCCCCGCAGGTGACACAGTCTTTCCCGAAGTGGACTGGTCGCGCTGGCGCGAAACCAGTACCGAGAAATTTCCGGCAGACGAGCGCCACAGCGCATCTTTCACGATCTCCATCTACGACCGGGCAGACGTCAGTTCTGCGCCAGCAGCTGACTGA
- a CDS encoding thymidylate synthase, with translation MKQYLDLMRHVRSSGTYKSDRTGTGTYSVFGHQMRFDLQAGFPLVTTKKVAMRLIIHELLWFLQGATNIRYLLDNNVHIWDEWADENGDLGPVYGSQWRSWPTPEGGTIDQIAKVVHSIRTNPDSRRHIVSAWNVAEVDSMALPPCHTLFQFYVADGRLSCQLYQRSADIFLGVPFNIASYALLTQMVAQVCDLEPGDFVHTFGDAHLYSNHLQQADEQLTRLPMPLPRVRLNPQVKDIFAFSIDDIELIDYRSHGAIKAPIAV, from the coding sequence ATGAAACAGTACCTCGATCTGATGCGCCATGTGCGCAGCAGCGGCACCTACAAATCCGACCGCACGGGAACCGGGACGTACAGCGTATTCGGCCATCAGATGCGCTTCGATCTGCAGGCGGGGTTCCCGCTGGTCACGACCAAGAAAGTGGCAATGCGCCTGATCATTCACGAACTGCTGTGGTTCCTGCAGGGTGCAACCAACATCCGCTATCTGCTCGACAATAACGTGCATATCTGGGATGAGTGGGCGGACGAAAACGGCGATCTCGGCCCGGTGTACGGGTCCCAGTGGCGCAGCTGGCCGACGCCGGAAGGTGGCACCATCGACCAGATCGCGAAAGTCGTGCACTCGATCCGTACCAATCCGGATTCCCGTCGCCACATTGTGAGTGCCTGGAACGTTGCGGAGGTGGACTCCATGGCGCTGCCACCCTGCCACACGCTGTTCCAGTTCTATGTTGCGGACGGTCGCCTGTCCTGCCAGCTCTATCAGCGCAGCGCGGACATCTTCCTGGGCGTGCCCTTCAACATCGCCTCCTACGCCCTGCTCACCCAGATGGTGGCCCAGGTCTGTGACCTCGAGCCGGGCGACTTTGTGCACACCTTCGGCGATGCCCATCTGTACTCGAATCATCTGCAGCAGGCGGACGAACAGCTCACCCGCCTGCCCATGCCGCTGCCCCGGGTGCGTCTGAATCCGCAGGTCAAAGACATCTTTGCTTTCAGTATCGACGACATCGAACTCATCGACTACCGCAGCCACGGTGCTATCAAGGCGCCCATTGCGGTATAG
- a CDS encoding NRDE family protein codes for MCLVLFAYQPGSHRPLVVAANRDEFYARPALGAHHWEDSPHLLAGRDLTAGGTWLGVTRQGRFATVTNFAEEGPAGTAADRELRSRGELVEAFLKGSDSAHDFARQVHGHDYRGFNLLLFDGRSLVYTCNRGFTEDLGAGVYGLTNAELGATWPKVVGGTAALTRLLEADACDDALIRLLGDESQPPDSELPHRGRPIELERRVAPCFIRGDDYGTRASTAVIFEGDEIRFTEQSYAARGVPGARTSYRLQTGRPAAERE; via the coding sequence ATGTGTCTCGTTCTGTTCGCTTATCAGCCGGGTTCTCACCGGCCCCTGGTCGTTGCAGCGAACCGCGATGAATTCTACGCCCGACCCGCCCTTGGCGCACACCACTGGGAAGATTCGCCTCATCTGCTCGCCGGCCGGGATCTGACCGCCGGCGGCACCTGGCTGGGTGTTACCCGCCAGGGCCGTTTCGCCACCGTCACCAACTTCGCCGAGGAAGGACCCGCAGGTACCGCAGCGGACCGGGAGTTGAGGTCAAGAGGGGAGCTGGTGGAAGCCTTTCTGAAAGGCAGCGACAGTGCGCACGATTTTGCCCGTCAGGTACACGGACACGATTACCGGGGATTCAATCTGCTGCTGTTCGATGGCCGCAGTCTCGTCTACACCTGCAACAGGGGATTCACCGAGGACCTCGGTGCCGGTGTGTATGGCCTCACCAATGCAGAACTCGGTGCCACCTGGCCGAAAGTGGTCGGGGGCACGGCTGCCCTGACCCGCCTCCTCGAGGCGGACGCCTGCGACGATGCGCTCATCCGGCTGCTGGGCGACGAAAGCCAGCCACCCGACAGCGAACTGCCGCACCGGGGCAGACCCATCGAACTCGAAAGGCGTGTCGCGCCCTGCTTTATCCGCGGTGATGACTATGGCACCCGGGCGAGTACCGCGGTGATCTTCGAAGGGGATGAAATCCGTTTTACCGAGCAGAGCTACGCTGCCCGGGGCGTGCCGGGAGCGCGCACCTCATACCGTTTGCAGACTGGCCGGCCGGCCGCTGAGCGGGAGTGA
- the lgt gene encoding prolipoprotein diacylglyceryl transferase translates to MHYPSIDPVIFSFGPLSVRWYGVAYLCAFAACWYLGNRRAAQPGSGWTAQAVSDVVFYGAVGAVLGGRVGYVFFYGFDQFLRDPLWLLRIWDGGMSFHGGLIGGMLALWWFGRHTRRSFLQVSDFVVPLVPLGLGLGRLGNFANTELPGRMTDSIFGVIYPCAADAIRNINPLCTGAWESFARHPSPLYQAFAEGLVLFAVVWLYSRQKRPLGAVSGVFLASYGVLRLCTEYFRQPDSHLGFIALDFLTMGQLLSIPMIIVGILLFLYGRRLQTAAA, encoded by the coding sequence ATGCATTATCCGTCCATCGACCCGGTGATTTTCTCTTTCGGGCCCCTGTCTGTGCGCTGGTATGGCGTGGCCTACCTCTGCGCCTTTGCCGCCTGCTGGTACCTGGGCAACCGCCGGGCTGCGCAACCCGGCAGCGGCTGGACGGCTCAGGCGGTTTCCGACGTGGTGTTCTATGGCGCCGTGGGTGCGGTACTCGGCGGACGGGTGGGCTATGTGTTCTTTTACGGATTTGATCAGTTTCTGCGGGATCCGCTGTGGCTGCTGCGCATCTGGGATGGCGGCATGTCGTTCCACGGCGGTCTCATCGGCGGCATGCTGGCACTGTGGTGGTTTGGCCGTCACACCCGGCGCAGTTTTCTGCAGGTGAGCGACTTTGTGGTACCCCTGGTGCCGCTGGGGCTGGGGCTGGGCCGGCTCGGTAATTTCGCCAATACCGAACTGCCCGGACGGATGACCGACTCGATCTTCGGCGTGATCTATCCCTGTGCGGCCGATGCCATCCGCAACATCAACCCGCTCTGCACAGGTGCCTGGGAATCCTTTGCCCGCCATCCCTCGCCCCTCTATCAGGCGTTTGCGGAAGGCCTGGTGCTGTTCGCGGTGGTCTGGCTGTATTCCCGGCAGAAACGTCCGCTGGGGGCGGTGTCCGGTGTATTTCTTGCGAGCTACGGCGTGCTGCGGCTCTGCACCGAGTACTTCCGGCAGCCGGACAGCCATCTGGGTTTCATTGCCCTGGATTTTCTGACGATGGGGCAGCTGCTCTCGATCCCGATGATCATCGTTGGTATTCTGCTGTTCCTCTACGGCAGGCGCCTGCAAACGGCTGCTGCCTGA
- a CDS encoding thioredoxin domain-containing protein: MDTRPVDTRPVDTRAADARPVSNRLGGETSPYLRQHADNPVDWQPWDAAALALARHSGKPILLSVGYSSCHWCHVMAHESFEDAATARVMNEHFVNIKVDREERPDLDKVYQLAHQVLTQQTGGWPLTMFLDPETLMPFFGGTYFPKTPRHQLPGFVDLLMRISETYTTRREELNEQSERLKKVLDEIEHSGGSAAIEGYESLTSDERSKADRVLIDAALESLKQQYDSAEGGFGTAPKFPMPSTVDRLLRHWAFADRNRECLDMVMTSLTRMARGGIYDHVGGGFFRYATDRKWMIPHFEKMLYDNAQLLALYADALRIGPDELFSQAVRETTEWLLREMRHTGGGFYAALDADSEGGEGLFYLWRRDQLKRLLDETEYLIVETLYGVDKPANFEGRWNLHRHDAWRSVVERLSLPRAEADAALASARSKMLAERDLRPRPGLDDKILTSWNGLTIRGLARAGMVLDEPSWIDRACECADFIRTSLWDGQRLSATWQQGRARHPGYLDDYANLLNGLLTLLGARWRETDAAFARALADAVIEQFYDTEQGGFFFTAHTHERLIYRPKPTLDDAQPPGNGVMAQVLMELGHLFGETRYLETAAATLDWAKGKMTQFPAGHCSLISALELELRGPEQIIIRGPADQLAPWLAVTRSGYKPWRSSFAIAYEDNRTLPAYLPRLTSADLRNRTVAYRCEGMSCSLPIESVEELKKVCG; the protein is encoded by the coding sequence GTGGACACCCGCCCTGTGGACACCCGCCCTGTGGACACCCGCGCAGCGGACGCACGGCCGGTGAGCAACCGACTTGGCGGAGAAACCAGCCCCTACCTGCGCCAGCACGCCGATAACCCGGTGGACTGGCAGCCCTGGGACGCAGCCGCCCTGGCGCTGGCCCGGCACAGCGGTAAACCCATTCTCCTGTCCGTCGGCTACTCGAGCTGCCACTGGTGCCATGTGATGGCCCACGAATCCTTCGAGGATGCGGCCACGGCACGGGTGATGAACGAGCACTTCGTGAACATCAAGGTCGATCGGGAAGAGCGACCGGACCTGGACAAGGTCTACCAGCTCGCCCACCAGGTGCTCACCCAGCAGACGGGCGGCTGGCCGCTGACCATGTTCCTCGACCCGGAAACCCTGATGCCCTTCTTCGGCGGCACCTATTTTCCGAAGACGCCGCGCCACCAGCTGCCCGGTTTCGTGGATCTGCTCATGCGCATCAGCGAGACCTACACGACCCGGCGCGAGGAGCTCAACGAACAGAGCGAGCGCCTGAAAAAGGTGCTGGACGAGATCGAACACAGCGGTGGCAGTGCCGCAATCGAAGGCTACGAATCCCTGACCAGCGACGAACGCAGCAAGGCGGACCGGGTGCTGATCGACGCTGCGCTGGAAAGTCTCAAACAGCAGTACGACAGCGCCGAAGGCGGCTTCGGCACCGCGCCCAAGTTTCCGATGCCGAGCACGGTGGACCGGCTGCTGCGCCACTGGGCGTTTGCCGACCGCAACCGGGAATGTCTGGACATGGTGATGACGTCCCTGACCCGTATGGCCCGGGGTGGTATCTACGATCACGTCGGCGGCGGTTTCTTCCGCTACGCCACCGATCGCAAATGGATGATTCCCCACTTCGAAAAAATGCTCTACGACAATGCCCAGCTGCTCGCGCTCTATGCCGATGCGCTGCGCATCGGTCCCGATGAGCTGTTCAGCCAGGCCGTGCGGGAAACCACCGAGTGGCTGCTGCGAGAGATGCGGCACACCGGCGGTGGTTTCTACGCGGCACTCGATGCGGATTCGGAAGGGGGAGAGGGGCTCTTCTATCTCTGGCGGCGCGACCAGCTGAAACGGCTGCTCGATGAGACCGAGTATCTGATCGTGGAGACCCTCTACGGAGTCGACAAACCGGCCAACTTCGAAGGGCGCTGGAACCTGCATCGCCACGATGCCTGGCGCTCGGTGGTCGAGCGACTGTCACTCCCCAGGGCCGAAGCCGACGCCGCGCTCGCCAGCGCCCGGAGCAAGATGCTGGCCGAGCGGGATCTGCGACCGCGACCGGGCCTCGACGACAAGATCCTCACCAGCTGGAACGGTCTGACCATCCGCGGTCTCGCCCGGGCTGGGATGGTGCTCGATGAGCCTTCGTGGATCGATCGGGCCTGCGAGTGCGCGGACTTCATCCGCACCAGCCTGTGGGACGGCCAGCGCCTGTCCGCCACCTGGCAGCAGGGCCGGGCGCGTCATCCCGGTTATCTGGACGATTACGCCAACCTGCTCAACGGTCTGCTCACCCTGCTCGGCGCCCGCTGGCGGGAGACGGACGCCGCCTTCGCCCGTGCCCTGGCGGATGCGGTGATCGAGCAGTTCTACGACACCGAACAGGGCGGCTTCTTCTTTACCGCACACACGCACGAACGCCTCATCTACCGGCCCAAGCCGACCCTGGACGACGCCCAGCCACCCGGCAACGGCGTCATGGCCCAGGTGCTGATGGAGCTCGGGCATCTGTTCGGCGAGACCCGTTATCTGGAGACGGCGGCGGCGACCCTGGACTGGGCCAAGGGCAAGATGACCCAGTTTCCCGCCGGGCACTGCTCACTGATCTCGGCACTGGAACTGGAACTGCGCGGACCGGAGCAGATCATCATCCGCGGGCCCGCCGACCAGCTCGCTCCCTGGCTCGCGGTAACCCGCAGCGGCTACAAACCCTGGCGTTCGAGTTTCGCCATCGCCTACGAAGACAACCGCACCCTGCCCGCCTACCTGCCGCGCCTGACCAGCGCCGATCTGCGCAACCGGACGGTGGCCTATCGGTGTGAAGGGATGTCCTGCTCGCTGCCGATCGAGTCTGTGGAGGAGTTGAAGAAGGTCTGCGGTTGA
- the ptsP gene encoding phosphoenolpyruvate--protein phosphotransferase: protein MLSILRRIVEDVARASTFNEALSLLVHDIRKALGTEVCSVYLMEPQGEQLMCAANEGFNKVSAGQLRLGRKSSLVGLVAERSEPINLDNATLHPRFHLVPELGEESFNAFLGVPVVHHRRVLGVLVVQQRERRKFDESEEAFLVTLSAQLATIIAHAEATGDMAKLFHGSIEPALERADAMFRGVGGTPGVCLGTAVVVHPEASLESVGEKMVEDVTLELQIFDRAVESVRNDMTRIMEQFSASLPPEELALFDVYLHMLDDNALSGDIRNRIRKGSWAQGALKQVIHEHLRRFEEMEDAYLRERGADVKDLGLRVLAYLQDIRSKKTYFPDDTVLVGDEVTPGMLANIPAGKLKGIVSVRGSVNSHVAILAQALDIPAVMGAVDLPILHIDSQRMIVDGFYGEVYCNPSPGLIEHYRTFADGERAFATELEDLKDLHGVTLDGARIGLWVNIGLTGDISRSLDRGAEGIGLFRTEIPFMTKERFPSEEEQRVIYREHMVAFEPRPVTMRTLDIGGDKALSYFPIVEDNPFLGWRGIRITLDHPEIFMVQARAMIKANAGLKGELRIMLPMISSISEVSEARGLIERAYAEVIEEGIDVKPPLVGVMVEVPAAVYQANRLASMVDFLAVGSNDLTQYMLAVDRNNPRVASLYQDTHPAVLHALREVARAAHKEQKYVGICGELAGTPVGAVLLLAMGYHVLSMNATNLPKVKWVIRNIRRSDARRMLARVLKMDTAQEIQYFMRKQLAEAGLARVMPGHHR, encoded by the coding sequence ATGCTCAGCATTTTGCGCAGAATCGTGGAAGACGTCGCCAGAGCGTCGACGTTCAACGAAGCGCTGAGCCTGCTCGTACACGACATCCGCAAGGCGCTCGGCACGGAGGTCTGCTCGGTCTACCTGATGGAACCCCAGGGCGAGCAGCTGATGTGCGCGGCTAATGAAGGTTTCAACAAAGTGTCTGCCGGTCAACTCCGGCTCGGCCGCAAGTCGAGCCTGGTGGGGCTCGTGGCGGAACGGTCAGAACCCATCAACCTCGACAACGCCACCCTGCACCCTCGCTTTCATCTGGTGCCTGAACTCGGTGAGGAATCCTTCAATGCCTTTCTCGGTGTGCCGGTCGTGCATCACCGGCGCGTGCTCGGTGTGCTGGTGGTACAGCAGCGCGAACGCCGCAAATTCGATGAAAGCGAAGAGGCGTTCCTGGTCACCCTGTCCGCACAGCTCGCCACCATCATCGCCCACGCGGAAGCCACCGGTGACATGGCCAAGCTCTTCCATGGCAGCATCGAACCGGCCCTGGAGCGGGCGGATGCGATGTTCCGGGGCGTGGGCGGTACTCCGGGTGTCTGTCTGGGTACCGCGGTAGTCGTGCACCCCGAGGCAAGCCTGGAGTCGGTGGGCGAGAAGATGGTCGAGGATGTGACCCTCGAACTGCAGATTTTCGATCGGGCGGTGGAATCGGTCCGCAACGACATGACGCGGATCATGGAGCAGTTTTCTGCCAGCCTGCCGCCGGAAGAACTGGCGCTGTTCGACGTTTATCTGCACATGCTCGACGATAATGCGCTTTCCGGTGATATCCGCAACCGGATCCGCAAAGGTTCCTGGGCCCAGGGCGCGCTCAAACAGGTGATCCACGAACACCTGCGCCGTTTCGAAGAGATGGAAGACGCCTACCTGCGCGAGCGGGGGGCGGACGTGAAGGATCTGGGCCTGCGGGTGCTGGCCTATCTGCAGGACATCCGCTCGAAGAAGACCTACTTTCCCGACGACACCGTGCTGGTGGGAGATGAGGTCACCCCCGGCATGCTGGCCAACATCCCGGCGGGTAAGCTCAAAGGTATAGTGTCCGTGCGCGGCAGTGTGAATTCTCACGTTGCCATTCTGGCCCAGGCCCTCGACATACCCGCGGTCATGGGTGCGGTCGACCTGCCGATCCTCCACATCGACAGCCAGCGGATGATCGTGGATGGCTTCTACGGCGAGGTGTACTGCAACCCGTCACCGGGTCTCATCGAGCACTACCGGACCTTTGCCGATGGCGAACGCGCATTCGCCACCGAGCTGGAAGATCTCAAGGACCTGCACGGGGTCACCCTGGATGGTGCGCGCATCGGGCTCTGGGTGAATATCGGACTGACCGGCGACATTTCCCGCTCGCTGGATCGGGGCGCGGAAGGCATAGGCCTGTTCCGCACCGAGATACCCTTCATGACCAAGGAGCGCTTCCCGAGTGAGGAAGAGCAGCGGGTCATCTACCGGGAGCACATGGTGGCCTTCGAACCGCGACCGGTGACCATGCGCACTCTGGACATCGGCGGTGACAAGGCGCTTTCCTACTTCCCGATTGTCGAAGACAATCCCTTTCTCGGCTGGCGCGGCATCCGCATCACCCTCGATCATCCGGAGATTTTCATGGTGCAGGCGCGCGCCATGATCAAGGCCAACGCAGGGCTCAAGGGCGAGTTGCGCATCATGCTGCCCATGATCTCGAGCATCAGCGAGGTGAGTGAAGCCAGAGGACTGATCGAGCGCGCCTACGCAGAAGTCATCGAAGAAGGCATTGATGTGAAGCCGCCCCTGGTGGGTGTGATGGTGGAGGTGCCCGCCGCCGTCTACCAGGCGAATCGGCTGGCCAGCATGGTGGATTTTCTCGCGGTGGGCTCCAATGATCTCACCCAGTACATGCTCGCCGTCGACCGCAACAACCCGAGAGTGGCGAGCCTCTATCAGGACACGCACCCTGCCGTGCTGCACGCACTGCGCGAGGTGGCCCGTGCTGCGCACAAGGAACAGAAATATGTGGGCATCTGCGGGGAGCTGGCCGGCACGCCGGTAGGCGCTGTGCTGCTGCTGGCCATGGGCTATCACGTGCTGTCGATGAACGCGACCAACCTGCCGAAGGTGAAGTGGGTGATCCGCAACATCCGCCGCTCGGACGCGCGGCGCATGCTCGCCCGGGTACTGAAAATGGATACGGCCCAGGAAATTCAGTATTTCATGCGCAAGCAGCTCGCCGAAGCCGGACTGGCCCGGGTGATGCCTGGCCATCACCGTTAG
- a CDS encoding RNA pyrophosphohydrolase yields the protein MVDADGFRPNVGIVLTNDQGRVLWARRVGGHDAWQFPQGGIKAKESVEDALYRELFEEVGLERDHVEVLACTSGWLRYRIPQHMRRYNSTPGFQGQKQKWFLLRILGEDRLVDVERADKPEFDHWCWVSYWYPVSQVVDFKRDVYRRALKELAPHLPAGDELPALQHRQY from the coding sequence GTGGTCGATGCAGACGGCTTTCGTCCCAATGTCGGCATAGTTCTGACCAATGATCAGGGCCGAGTGCTGTGGGCGCGCCGGGTAGGCGGCCACGATGCCTGGCAGTTTCCCCAGGGCGGTATCAAAGCGAAGGAATCCGTCGAAGATGCGCTGTACCGGGAGCTGTTCGAAGAGGTCGGGCTGGAGCGCGACCACGTCGAAGTACTGGCCTGTACCAGCGGCTGGCTGCGCTACCGCATTCCGCAGCACATGCGCAGATACAACTCCACCCCCGGTTTTCAGGGCCAGAAGCAGAAGTGGTTTCTGCTGCGCATTCTTGGCGAGGATCGACTGGTGGACGTGGAAAGAGCAGACAAGCCGGAATTCGATCACTGGTGCTGGGTCAGTTACTGGTATCCGGTCAGCCAGGTGGTGGATTTCAAGCGCGACGTCTACCGGCGGGCGCTGAAGGAACTTGCCCCCCATCTACCGGCGGGTGATGAGCTGCCCGCATTGCAACACCGCCAGTATTGA